A window of the Leptospira bourretii genome harbors these coding sequences:
- a CDS encoding ABC transporter permease, with product MPNSLTSYFPILVGKKESYVNSVLEVIQLTYISFALRLLFRDRLYSAAYGLVGALVFTFFLLTIRIHFHLYGGVSLTSIVSFDQSPQILFYSTSFALMALFFFHCLHGLGDIGVMMAIGGNRLGCIWLHSLSLFFLFLPSFLMAILINLAYLNPPADFGFINEIKSVFSCLVLFITLGLLVSVPAIGISSFIDPYKSIRRQK from the coding sequence ATGCCAAATTCGCTTACTTCCTATTTTCCTATTTTAGTTGGTAAAAAAGAGTCTTACGTCAATTCTGTCCTGGAAGTGATACAACTCACCTACATTTCGTTTGCTCTTCGACTTCTCTTCCGGGATCGACTCTACTCGGCGGCCTATGGCCTCGTCGGTGCCCTCGTTTTTACATTCTTTTTACTCACTATCCGGATTCACTTCCATCTGTATGGAGGTGTGTCCCTTACTAGTATCGTTTCCTTTGACCAATCTCCGCAGATTCTTTTTTATTCCACGAGTTTTGCGCTGATGGCTCTCTTTTTCTTTCATTGCCTTCACGGTCTTGGTGACATTGGAGTGATGATGGCCATAGGAGGAAACCGATTGGGTTGTATCTGGCTCCACTCTTTGTCCTTATTTTTCCTATTTTTACCAAGTTTCCTAATGGCGATCCTGATAAATCTTGCTTACTTAAATCCACCAGCAGACTTCGGGTTCATTAACGAAATCAAATCCGTTTTTTCTTGTTTGGTTCTCTTTATCACATTAGGACTTCTTGTTTCTGTTCCCGCCATCGGGATCAGCTCTTTCATTGATCCTTACAAATCCATCCGGAGACAAAAATAA
- a CDS encoding histidine triad nucleotide-binding protein, protein MENCLFCKIASGEIPTKKEYESENILVFHDITPQAPFHVLIIPKVHISSMNQIGDLNPDIIKEIFLTIPKLAHQNGISEKGYRLVNNCGDFGGQTVQHIHFHMLGGRHMQWPPG, encoded by the coding sequence ATGGAAAATTGTCTTTTCTGTAAAATTGCAAGTGGGGAAATCCCAACCAAAAAGGAATATGAATCAGAAAACATTTTAGTGTTTCATGATATTACTCCGCAAGCCCCCTTCCATGTACTCATCATCCCGAAAGTTCATATTTCTAGTATGAACCAAATTGGAGATTTGAATCCAGATATCATAAAAGAAATTTTTCTAACCATCCCCAAACTGGCCCACCAAAATGGAATTTCAGAAAAGGGATATCGTTTAGTAAACAACTGTGGAGATTTTGGCGGACAAACCGTCCAACATATCCACTTCCACATGTTAGGTGGTCGTCATATGCAGTGGCCACCGGGTTAA
- a CDS encoding lysylphosphatidylglycerol synthase transmembrane domain-containing protein gives MRKLLFGILVSGIAVYFLSKNFDLAEFERLEGKINWWIFPLLFLSNLLAFVPFSIRWYYLLEKKISFAKAFTTAIIGVGLNMVLPARGGDLVRLIMNKRDTELPLTHLFSRIFLEKVMDLGSVVVIGAAALFYMGLGQSKNLSLLLISALVIFGMIVGLIVVRYFLDPLRSFIKKLFGFVGKHELYEDKLDHHLVEFSSFLKGDKLLKPVLYSIPTWIFGYAVSYLLAGLLIGMPLSFPEALLFMFLGGMGVAIPSAPSGIGVFHAAIISGFIILGRDPGEGLVYATVVHLTQFIITTSLALFAYLYWRWTHKKIQN, from the coding sequence ATGAGAAAATTATTATTTGGAATTTTAGTTTCAGGCATTGCGGTCTATTTTCTTTCTAAGAATTTTGACCTTGCTGAATTTGAACGTTTAGAAGGGAAAATCAACTGGTGGATTTTTCCATTGTTATTTTTATCCAATCTTTTGGCTTTTGTTCCCTTTTCGATTCGCTGGTATTATCTTTTAGAAAAAAAGATTAGTTTTGCGAAAGCATTTACCACTGCCATCATCGGTGTTGGCCTAAATATGGTTCTTCCTGCAAGAGGTGGAGATCTTGTTCGTCTCATTATGAACAAACGAGATACAGAACTTCCACTTACCCATCTATTCAGTCGTATCTTTTTAGAGAAGGTGATGGATTTGGGTTCTGTCGTTGTGATTGGTGCTGCTGCCCTCTTTTACATGGGACTTGGCCAATCCAAAAACTTAAGCCTTCTTTTGATTTCCGCACTTGTCATTTTTGGAATGATTGTTGGGCTCATCGTTGTTCGTTACTTTTTAGATCCCTTACGCAGTTTTATCAAAAAACTATTTGGCTTTGTCGGCAAACACGAGCTATACGAAGACAAACTAGACCATCATTTAGTCGAATTTTCATCATTTCTAAAAGGCGATAAATTACTGAAACCAGTCCTCTATTCAATTCCTACTTGGATATTTGGTTATGCTGTCTCCTATTTACTTGCCGGATTACTAATTGGTATGCCTCTAAGTTTTCCAGAAGCTCTACTCTTTATGTTTTTAGGAGGGATGGGTGTTGCCATTCCTTCGGCTCCATCAGGGATCGGAGTATTTCATGCCGCCATCATATCGGGATTTATTATTTTAGGAAGAGATCCGGGAGAAGGACTTGTGTATGCGACAGTGGTCCACCTAACACAATTTATCATCACAACTAGTCTTGCTCTTTTTGCATACTTGTATTGGAGATGGACTCACAAAAAAATCCAAAACTAA
- a CDS encoding ABC transporter ATP-binding protein: MLLRVHNLTKRFGKEEAVSSVSFDVNQGDYVAIIGPSGSGKTTLLSMLTGMLSPTEGDILYDQIKLSQISKQELAEIRARDLGLVFQFSELVGNLTIRENILLPALFTRKFSNDDYIRKCDYLIEHLKLGDIQNSLPRTLSGGQIQKAAIARSLINDPAILFADEPSGDLDPENSYLVQLLLNEYNKRNHSIILVTHDMKLAFDAQTVYEMKQGKFDQVIKGE, translated from the coding sequence ATGTTACTCCGTGTTCACAATTTGACCAAACGATTTGGCAAAGAAGAAGCTGTCAGTTCCGTGAGTTTTGATGTGAACCAAGGAGACTATGTTGCCATCATTGGACCATCCGGTTCCGGCAAAACCACCTTACTCTCGATGCTCACTGGAATGCTCTCACCGACAGAAGGTGACATCCTGTATGACCAAATCAAACTTTCGCAAATATCAAAACAAGAACTGGCGGAAATCCGAGCTCGTGACCTAGGACTCGTTTTTCAATTTTCCGAACTTGTCGGAAACCTGACAATCAGGGAAAACATCCTTTTGCCAGCTCTCTTTACTCGTAAATTTTCGAATGATGACTATATTCGTAAATGCGATTATTTGATCGAACATTTAAAGTTAGGTGACATACAAAATTCCCTTCCTCGTACTTTGTCGGGAGGACAAATCCAAAAAGCGGCAATTGCTCGGTCACTCATCAACGATCCAGCCATCCTATTTGCGGACGAACCTTCTGGAGATTTGGATCCAGAAAATAGTTATTTGGTCCAACTCCTATTAAATGAATACAACAAACGAAATCATTCCATTATCCTTGTTACACATGATATGAAACTTGCCTTCGATGCCCAAACTGTTTATGAAATGAAACAAGGGAAATTCGACCAAGTCATTAAGGGAGAATGA
- a CDS encoding ROK family protein, which yields MRNAIGVDIGGGSIKVSLFEETGKELKSLVSPTPEHLDNQSFLEILKDTIRPLIPDAIGIGVGSPGPINNEQGIMISSANLQGLKNLPIGEELKKEFSLPVWYENDANCAALGEAYFGVYKDTESQLIITLGTGVGGGFVDKGVLYSGYLGNGIEIGHTTSVIGGALCGCGVHGCVESYFSTRGFLNRYVEKSKQTLENAETFFRLVREKNPIAHEILHFGTLALAHAVRGAIHLLNPEAVVFVGGITKSYDLFGKVLESEIRSNIFPVLNDRLKIGAGGSLSGALGAASLVFSKEKV from the coding sequence TTGCGAAATGCCATCGGGGTGGATATCGGTGGAGGGAGTATCAAAGTAAGCCTCTTTGAAGAAACGGGAAAAGAACTAAAGTCCCTTGTTTCCCCCACACCAGAACATTTAGACAACCAAAGTTTTTTAGAAATTTTAAAAGATACCATTCGTCCGCTAATACCCGATGCAATTGGAATTGGTGTTGGATCTCCTGGCCCCATAAACAATGAACAAGGGATTATGATATCCAGTGCCAATCTGCAAGGCCTAAAAAACTTACCGATAGGAGAAGAACTCAAAAAAGAATTTTCCCTTCCTGTTTGGTATGAAAATGATGCGAACTGCGCAGCACTTGGTGAGGCCTACTTCGGTGTTTATAAAGATACAGAATCACAACTCATCATTACTCTTGGAACTGGCGTAGGTGGTGGTTTTGTAGATAAAGGAGTTCTTTATTCCGGTTATTTAGGCAACGGAATTGAAATTGGCCATACAACATCTGTCATCGGTGGTGCTCTTTGCGGTTGCGGGGTTCATGGATGTGTTGAAAGTTATTTTTCTACACGTGGTTTTTTAAACCGTTATGTAGAAAAGTCCAAGCAAACCTTGGAAAATGCAGAAACATTTTTCCGACTGGTTCGGGAGAAAAATCCAATTGCCCATGAAATTTTACATTTTGGAACCTTGGCACTAGCTCATGCGGTTCGTGGAGCGATTCATTTGCTTAACCCAGAAGCAGTGGTCTTTGTGGGTGGAATCACAAAATCCTATGATTTATTTGGTAAAGTGTTGGAATCCGAAATTAGATCCAATATCTTTCCCGTGTTAAACGATCGACTCAAAATTGGTGCCGGAGGAAGTTTATCCGGAGCTTTAGGCGCTGCATCGCTCGTGTTTTCAAAGGAGAAAGTATAA